ATTGTTTTCATTTAATAAACTGTTGTTCGAATATCTCAAACCTACTTTCATCGCTAATTTTTTAGAGAATAAAATATCTCCTTCTGTATAAAAAGCGGCAATATTAGAATCGTAACCATTTGCAACTTTAATAGCAATATTATCATCGAAATTTTCATTAAACTTTGTGATAAAATAATCAGCTCCAAAAGATAATTTAAAGTAGTTCGAAATGTTTTTTCTCAACTTCAATTTCAATTGCATCGCATTTTCGTTACTATCAACATCATTAATATCATACTTGATTTTGTTTTTGCTGTAACCGTAGCTAACTCCTGATGTAAGTTGCCATCCTGTTCCAAAATCTCCTTTGTAAGAAGCATTCAGGTAAAAATTATTATTGTTTAAATCGGTTCTGATTGGATTTACAAAATTTACATTTTTCTGATTTAAGTCAAATTTCTCCGAATCGAAAGCAGCATAAAACTTAAAAATTCCTCTTTCGAAATTATATCTGTAAACCGCTTCTCCACCCAAAGATTGGTAAGGATTATTCCAATCAACATTTTGCGGAATTGCAGCCTGATAAGGCGCAAGATTAATATAATTGGTATTGATACTAAAAGAGCTTTTTTTCCATTTTTGAGTATTTCCAACTCCTAAACCAACGGTCATTAAAGCAATATCTGTTTTATTTTGGTCCGGTTCATCTTGTGTATTCAAAAGTAATACACTTGATAAAGCTTCTCCATATTCAGCAGAATAACCTCCTGTTGAAAATGCAATTCCGCTAAATAAGAAAGGTGAAAATCTACTTCTTGTTGGTAAATTATTAGTCGTTGCACCATAAGGTTGTGCCACGCGAAGTCCGTCAACAAAGGTTTGCGTTTCGCTCGCTTCTCCTCCACGAACAAATAAACGTCCGTCTTCGCCCACAGTTTGCGTTCCCGGCAAAGTTTGCAAGGCTGCAATAATATTTCCGGCAGAACCGGCAGTTGTAACAATGTCTAATGGTTTTAAAACAGAAACTCTGGCTTTGTCTCCGGATTCTAATGTTCCTGCGGTAATAACTACGGCATCAAGAGCATTTACATTTTCTCTTAATTTAACAGTTTGATTTTTGTAATTGGCAACATCAATTTCTGTTTTAAAAGTTTCATAAAGTAAAAAACTAACTACTATTGTTTGATTTCCTGTTGCAGTGGTTTCAAAAGAAAAATCTCCCGTTTCAGAACTTGTAGCTCCGTCATAAGCTCCGTCCAGATAGATATTTGCTCCCGGAACCGGTTTTCCTTTTTGATCTACAACTTTTCCAGAAATGACATTCTGAGCAAAAATAAAAGACGTTAAAAGTAAAAAAGTAATCGTAAAAAGTAATTTGGTTTTCATAACATTTGGTTTTGATGAGGCAAATGTATTTTAACAATCTAAGTTAAAAAATATTAAATAACCCAATTGTAGAATTTCGAGGATGAGTTGTAAAATACTTATTTGTATCTTAGCTAACATGTTTCTAAAAACTATTAACTATGTCAGAAAGTAAAAGAGTTTCGAATTTATATCAATCCATTTACAATGGAAATCCGTGGCTTGAGGTTACCTTAGCAGATACTTTAAAAGATGTTACTGCAGCTCAGGCTTATAAAAAAATCAATCCAAATTTAAACACGATTTGGGAAATTGTCAATCACTTAATCCAATGGAGAAGAAATATATTAAGGCGTGTTCAGGGAGAAATAATTACAACTCCTGATCATAATTATTTTGTGCCAATCTTAGATTCGTCCGAACCAGCTTGGGAACAATCGCTGCAAAGTCTGGCAAAATCTCAGGAATTATGGAGCGCTTGTCTAAGTGATTTTAATGATGCTGATTTCGAGAAAATAGATCAAAATAATAATCATAATTTTTATGAAGATATCCACGGAATCATTCAGCATGATGTTTATCATTTAGGACAGATTGTTATTTTGAAGAAGTTACTATAGTTGAAGATTTTTTTGCGCAATCTTGTCATTTCGACGAAGGAGACTCGAGCGATAGCGAACAGACGAAGTAAATCTCCGCAAGTAGCTCGACAAAGAGTGGAAACTGTGCTTTTTATGGCACGCGGATGACACTGATTCGCTATCGCGAAAACGCAGATTCGCACGGATTTTTATTTGAATTTTTGTCATTTCGAGGAACGAGAAATCACACTAGAAGCTCGACAAAGATTGGGTTTTCGTTATGGAGTTTCTTACGGAGATTCCTCGTTCCTCGGAATGACAAAACTGAGAGTTATTTTTAAATAGAAAACATCTTTTTTAATAAATATTCACATGAAAAAATCAATCGTATTACTCGGATTTTTATTTATAAATGTCATCGGATTTTCTCAGCAAAAGGAAGTAAAATTCGACGAAAATCTGGCAAAATCATTACACGCTGACGAATACGGAATGAAGAAATATGTATTCTGTCTTTTGAAATCCGGAACAAATACAACGGCGTCTAAAGAAGAAACTAAAAAATTATTTGAAGGGCATATGGCCAATATTGGAAAACTTGCCAAAGAAGGAAAACTTGTCGTAGCCGGACCTTTCATGAAAAACGACAGAAATTATAGAGGAATCTATATTTTTAATGTTGAAACTATTGAAGAAGCGCTAGCATTAGTCGCCACAGATCCTGCAATACAAGCAAAATTACTTGAAGCCGAATTAACGCCTTGGTACGCAACGGCGGCTTTGCAGGAAACGCTAAAAATTCATGAAAAAATTGCCAAGACTAAAATGTAAATACCTTTTATAATGACAGAAAAAGAAAAAATGATCTCGGGAGAATATTATGTTGCAGGAGATCCTGTTTTAGTAAAAGAACGCCGAAAAGCTAAAAACCTACTCCATCGCTTAAACGTTGTCGAATATCGTTTGACAAAAAAAGCAAAAGAAATTCTAGCCGAATTAATTCCAAATACTGGTAAGAGTTTTTATATCGAGCCTCCGTTTCATTGTGATTATGGTTATAATATTTCTTGTGGTGACAACGTTTATTTTAATGTAAATTGTGTTGTTCTGGATTGTGCGCCAGTAAATATTGGATCAAATGTATTTTTTGCTCCAAATGTTCAAATTTATACCGCAACACATCCGCTTGACGCTGAATTAAGAAAAACACTCGAAAATGCTTTGCCAATTTCTATTGGTGACGATTGCTGGATTGGCGGAAATTCTGTAATTTGCCCTGGCGTAACCATAGGAAAAGGTTGTGTTATTGGCGCCGGATCTGTAGTTACAAAAGATATTCCGGATAACTCATTAGCCGTTGGAAATCCAGCGAAAGTAATTCGAAAATTAAATCAAGAACCTGAATCAAATTCATAATGCTTACTTTAAATAAAGTTCACCATATCGCCATTTTATGCTCGGATTATCAAAAATCTAAAACTTTCTATACAGAAGTTTTGGGTTTAACAATTATTAGAGAAATATATCGTGAAGAACGCCAATCGTACAAACTTGATTTAGCTTTAAACGGCACTTATGTTGTTGAATTATTCTCATTTCCAGATCCGCCAAAAAGACCTTCAAGACCTGAAGCGGTTGGTTTGCGTCACTTAGCTTTTGAAGTAATTAATTTAGAAGAAACTATCGCTTTTTTGGATACCAAAAACATCGAATCAGAACCTATAAGAATTGATGAAACGACTGAAAAAAGATTCACTTTTATTGCCGATCCTGATTTGTTGCCAATTGAGTTTTATGAAAGATAAAAAGTAAGGTTCAGAGTTGCAAAGGTTCAAAGGGACAAAGGTTTTCTCATTTATGCGATTTCTCCCTTTGGTCGAAATGGCAAACTTACTTTTATATTATTATTTTAGCAAAACACAAAAACTTTGTCCCTTTGAACCTTTGTAACTTTGCACCTAAATGCGCGCTATCCAAGAAAAAACACACTGAAAGAATTTTCCTGTTTTTATCAGTTTTAACACATTATATTGCATATTTTCTATTAAAAACCGAATTTGATTCTTAATTTTGTAATCCGCATAAAAAAAGTGCGATCACTTCTGATGAACAAAACGGCGCAAATCAAAAAAAATCATCAATTTATTAAATTCCGAAAATTAGTTGTTGTTTCTATTCTAATAGGTTTTTTATCGGCCTTTCTCGGAATTTCACTTAAAAAAATTACAGAATACTACGAAGAAATCTTCTTTCATGAAGTTACTGTACATCCATTATTGTATATTCTCTTCCCGGTTTTTGGATTGTCTGTGATTTATTTTCTAAGACATTATCTTTTTAAGAAAAAAGAAAACAAAGGAATCAAGGAAGTTTTTGAAAGCACGAAATCAACTTCAAAAAATTTACCTTCTTATAAAATCCCATCTCACTTTATAAACGGATTAATAACAGTTGCTTTTGGAGGTTCTACCGGAATTGAGGTTTCTACCGTTGTCGCTTCAGCAACAATTGGTTCTGTAGCGCAGCAAAAGGAAAACATCTTTAGACAATACAAAACCGAATTAATTTGTGCGGGAGTTGCTGCCGGAGTTACCGCTTTATTCAGCAGTCCAATTGCAGGAATCTTGTTTGCTCTGGAAGTTATTTCACGAAAAGTAACAAAAGCTTTTATTATTTCGAATCTAATTGCTGTTTCAATCGCATTCGGATTATTATCTATATTAAAAGAAGAACCATTATTTACGGTTTCGATTACAACCTGGCATTTAAGAGCGATTCCGTATTTTATTCTTTTAGGAATTTTGGCGGGAATAAATTCTGTTTACTTAACTCGTTGTGTCTTATTCTTTAAATCTCAATTTGGCAAAATCGACACTCATTATTACAAAATATTAATTGGTTCAGTAGTTTTGAGCGTTTCTTTATTCATCTTTCCGCAACTATACGGAGAAGGATATCACGCTATAAAAGGAATCTTTGGCAACACAAATGAAATTCCGTTAACGCTGACTTTAGCATTAACTTTTATCGGAATCTTGATTTTAAAACCAATTGTAACTTCGGTAACATTGGCTTCTGGTGGCGATGGCGGCGTTTTTGCTCCAAGTCTTTTTATTGGTGCATTTTTAGGTTTATTACTCGCTTCAGTTTTAAATAGTTTTTTCCATGTAAATGTAATTCCGGTTAATTTTATGATTATCGGAATGGCTGCTGTTTTAAGCGCCAGCATTCATGCGCCTTTTACAGCAATATTCCTGGTTTGTGGACTAACAAATGATTACACGTTATTTTTACCAATTTTAGTAGTTTGTTTAATTTCTAAATACACCGCAAAAATGATTTATCCATTTACCGTTTACTCTTATTCGCCAAGTTTAATAAAATAAAAAAAAGGACTTTGATTTTAAAATTTGACAGATAATTAATCTGTAACAAAAACAAATTTAGTTCTTAAGAATACGCAATAAAATACCACATGCCTAATCAAAAATTAAAAAGAAGTTATCGTAAAACACGCTATATTCTTTATAAAGAAACTCTAATTGATTCCAAAGAACATTTTTGGTCGTTTATAGGATCATTTGTCGGAATTGGAATCTTGTCTTATCTTGAATCCATTCGTTTTTCCGGAACTGATATTGTTTTTCTAATTGGTTCTTTTGGAGCATCGAGCGTATTGGTTTACGGAATTATCCAAAGTCCGTTTTCGCAACCCCGAAATTTAATTGGCGGTCACGTGATTTCAGCAATTATTGGGGTTACCGTAAACCAATTGGTTCCTGATATTATTTGGTTATCTGCACCTTTGGCGGTTTCGTTATCCATTATTTTTATGCAAATTACCAAAACCCTTCATCCTCCCGGGGGTGCAACTGCGCTTATTGCTGTTACGGGTTCTGCGCAAATAAAAGATTTAGGTTATATGTATGTGCTTTCTCCGGTTTTAGACGGTGTTCTGATTCTGTTTATAACGGCATTAATTTTCAATAATATGACTTCAAGCCGAAGTTATCCAAGTCATAGCACTTATCATAAACGTTATCATAAGATTAGAAAAAGATTGATTGGGAGATAGTTTTGACTTTTATAATTCACTCGATTGTTGTCATCCTGAGCGGAGTCGAAGGCGCGCCAATTGGAATGGACTTCGACTTCGCTCAGCCTGACAACGATTCTACTGAGCCTGGTAAATAAAAATCTTTTCAACAAATCGTAAATCACAATTCGTATTTCGTTTTTTATATTTTACCTTTGACCTTTCAATAAAAACAAAGATTATGGTTTATAAATTTAGAGTAATTCTAGACGCCGAAGAAGATATTTTTAGAGACATTGCTATTCTTGAGGAAGATACTCTTGAGGATTTACACAATGCTATCTTCAACGCTTTTGGTTTTGACGGAATGGAAGTAGCTTCGTTTTATACCTGCGATGAAACTTGGAATCAGGAAGATGAAATTCCGCTTTTTGATACTGGCGATGTTCCTGGTGAACAACGAACTATGGGCGATTATCCATTATCTTCTATCCTGGATAAAGAAAATACCAAAATCATCTACGTGTACGATTTCATCAATATGTGGACTTTCTTAGTTGAATTAGCCGCTGTTGAAGATCAAATTGCAGGAGCTCCTTATCCTGAAACTTTATTCTCACACGGAGAAATGCCTGATGAAGCCATCGAAAAAAACTTTGAAGCAGATATGCACGACGATATCTACGGAGAATTTGAAGATGATCTTGACGAAGACGATCTTGACATGTTCGAAGGCGACGATAGCTTTGAAGATTACGGATTTGAGGAAAATTGGAATTAATTTTTTGAGGTTCTTAGGTTCTGAGTTGCTGAGGTTCTAAGTTTTTATTTTGAAAGATTTATCTTATTTTTTTATTAATTTTATCAGATTAAATAAAAAATAAAAATGAGTGATTTTCGAAAACTTCTAATCTGGCAGAAATCAATGAGCTTGATTACCAAAATCTATTTTTCAACAAACAATTTCCCAAAAGAAGAAATCTTTGGATTAACGTCACAGATAAGACGAAGTTCGGTTTCAATATCCAGTAATATTGCCGAAGGATCCGGACGAGAAAGCGATAAAGATTTTTTACGCTTTTTAAATATTTCAGTAGGTTCTTTATTTGAAATGCAAACTCAATTAGAAATTGCAAAAAATATAACCTATCTTAACGAACAAGAATTTAATAATTTATATGAGGATAATCGTGAAGTAGAGAGAATGTTAGTTTCGTTTATTAAGAAAATAAAAAACAGAAACTAAAACCTCAGAACCTTAGCGACTCAGAACCTCAGCAACTTTAAATATGATCAACTTATTCAACACCCACATCGAGACGCTTGCGATACACCGCGTAGGAAACAAGAGCAGAAACGAAGCGATTTTTTTATCGGAACAACCATTTAATCTAAATGATGAAATTGTGCCTTTGATAAAAGAATACTTTTTTAAACCTTTTAGAGAGAAAGAAGAAAACTATTATCAGTTTGCGCACGAAGTCGATTTGGATTATAACGACATGTTTAAGTATGCTACTGAGATTTTTAATAATCCTGGGAACTTACAGGAGGTTTCAAAAAGAATCACTACGCATTTATTCGAGCAATCAAATCATCCGCACATTAAAAACGGAGAGGTTTATGTAACTTATTTAACAAATCTAAGTATTGACAATAATGTTGTTGACGCTATCGGAATTTTTAAAAGTGAGTTACAAGCCGACTTTTTACAATTTGAAGAAAAAAACAGTAATCTTGAAATGATCTTGCAACAAGGTATCAACTTAAGCAAATTAGATAAAGGCTGTTTGATTTTTAATTATAAAAAAGAAGAAGGATATAAAATCCTAACCGTAGACAGTAACCGTTATGACGCGCGTTATTGGTTAGAGCACTTTTTATCAGTTGACGCTTTTGAAGATGAAAACTTCATCACTAAAAAATACTTGAAATTCTGTCAAAACTTCGCAAAAGATGTTGTTTTACCAGCAGAAGACAAAAAAGAAGAAGTAATGTTCATGAACCGTTCTGTGAATTATTTCGCTAAGAACGACCAGTTTGAAGAGCAGAATTTCTTAAATGAAGTATTAGACAATCCAGACTTAATTCCTGAATTCAAAAACTATAAAGTTGATAAAGGAGAAAAATACAGCATCGAAGATGTAACCTCATTCCCTATTGCAAACGCAGCAGTTTCTGACGCAAGAAAATCGATTAAAAACGTTATTAATCTTGATACTCATATTCAGATTAAAATGGATTTTATCAACCCTGAAAGTGCAGAAAAATTTGTTGAAAAAGGCTGGGATGAAGAAAAACAAATGTATTACTACTTAGTTTACTTCAATAAAGAAGAAAAAAGCTAAGAGTTATTCATTTTCTATTACTTACTTAAAACAAAAAACGGCAACTACATTTATTTGTAATTGCCGTTTTTTTATTGCTCTCAAATATTAGAATTTCAATCTAAAAAATCAATTTCAATCGCTTTTCTTAAAATATACAACCAGAATTTTTCTGTTTTTCTAATTTCTTCTTCATTAATTCATAAGTATTTAGCTATATTTTTAAAATTATTATTTCAAAAATATAAGAATAAACTTATTTTCTAAGATTATTATGCTTTAATTTGCGACAATTATTATCGTAATTATCTATAAAGAAAATGAAAAAACAATTATTAATTATCGGCGGAGGATTCGCAGGTTTTTGGAGCGCTTTAAGCGCTATTAGACAAAGTCGTGAATTACAAAAGGAAAATGAACTTGAGATGACTTTGGTGAATATGGATGAATATCTAACAATTCGTCCAAGATTATATGAAGTTTCATTAGAAGGATTAAGAGTTGAGCTAAAAAAATATTTCAAACCATTGAATATTAAATTCATCATTGGTAAAGCAGAAATTATCAATCCGGAACAAAATCTGGTAACGGTTGCGACCAATCACGGTTCAAGAATTGTGAACTACGATTATCTAATTTTATCATCAGGAAGTGTTTTGAAAGCAATAAACATTCCTGGAATCGAAAACACTTTTAATGTAGACACATTCAATGGTGCTCAAAGACTTGAAGATCATTTAGTGCAATTGGCAAGTAAAAATTTTGAGGGTGATGGCGCTACAACTTTTGTCATTGCCGGAAGCGGATTAACAGGTCTTGAAGTTGTTACTGTTATAAAAGAAAAAGCTTTGAAAATATTAGGCGAACATGGTCAAGATCCAATTGACTTTAAAGTTGTACTTATTGAAAAAGCGGATAAAGTAGGAAACTATTATTCAACTGAAGCACAGGATTACGTTATAAAAACTTTAGAAACGAAAAACGTTACTGTTGTAACGGGCGTTTCATTGGCAGGTGTAAATTCCAAAGGCGCAACCTTAAGTGATGGTACATTTATTCCTTCGCAAACGGTTATTTCGACTGTTGGATTAGTCGCAAGTTCGCTTTGCAATTTCTTTAAAGGAGAAAAAGATAAACTGGGACGTCTTCATGTAAATAAATATCTTCAATTAGAAGAATATGAGAATGTTATTGCAGCCGGAGATGTTGCAAATATTCCTACTGACGATAAAGGCAATAGTTCACTTATGGCTTGCCAGTTCTCAATGTTCTTAGGTAAATGGGCTGGACATAATGCTGTTAACAGCTTGTTTTCGCAACCATTAAAACCTTACAATTACACAGATTATGTAACCTGCGTTGATTTAGGTCAGGAAGATGGTATGCTAACAACCGGATGGGAACGTACATTAGCTTTTAGCGGAATTGAAGGAAAGAATATAAAAATGGAAGTTACTACAAAACTAATCTATCCGGCAGACGACGTTGAAACTGCACTGACAGATTCTTATCCAGAAGTTCCAAATGTTAGCCAAAACGCTGTTTAAATTACAATTTTCATGAAACTGACTAAATCATTACTATGCCAACTTTAGGAAAAAATGTAGAATATGCGATACATTCGTTAGTGTATTTAATAGATAACCCTGAAGACAGCACAATTACGGTGCGTGATTTGGCAAATTTTCAAAATATATCCGAAACTTATCTCGCCAAAGCTTTTACCAAACTGAAAAAAGCGGGAATATTAAAGTCAAATATTGGTGTGAAAGGCGGTTACAAGCTGGCGCGTTCGTCTACTGAAATCACATTTTTAGATATCGTTCTTGCTGTTGAAGGAGAAATTTCGTTTTTTGAATGCCATAAAATCAGAGACAATTGTGTCTTGCTGGATAAGTCAGAACTTCCCTGGAAAAAAGATAGCTATTGTGCAATACATATGGTAATGATTGAGACTGAAAATAAAATCAAGGATTCCTTAAGAGAAAAAAATCTTCAATGGGTTCATGATACGATTCGAAAACAGTACGGGCAGAAAATGATTGATAAAACGCAAGATTGGTTTCAGTCGAATGTTTTTAGTACAAAGTAGATTATTCATTTAAGTACTATTTCAGACTTATAGGATTACTTTGAAAATAGTACCGTTAAAAACAAAAAATCCCATTCGTCATAACGAATGGGATTTTTTATATTCTTATCTTAATTAGCTTTTTAGAGCACAGAAAACATTGCTTTTACGATATCATCGTAGACTTGTTTGTCTCTTTCGCCGGTTCTTGCTAAAACTCTGATTCCGGAGTAATTATTAAAAATAAATCTTGCTAAAACTCTTGCATCAATAGTTTTGGAAATGTGACCTTGATCCTGCCCTTTCTTAACTGCGTTTGTAAAAACTTCTTCCATTATCTGGCTGTTATTTTTTACAATTTTGGCAATTTCTTCATCATGCATCGCCAATTCTACAGAAGAATTTACCATAAAACATCCTTTTGTAATTCGGTCTTCAAGACTTTCTATAACGGCTTGTTTAAAAATATCACGTAAAGTCTCTTTTATATTTTCCGATTCATCGAAAAGTTTTACGATTTGATCTTGAGCATTTTTCTGATAACGTTGTAAAGATTGCGCAAAAAGCTTCTGCTTATCGCCAAAAGTATCATACAAACTAGAACGGCTTAAACCTAAATGTGTCACTAAATCCTGAGCGGATGTCCCGTTGTAACCTTTGTGCCAAAAAATTTCGATCGCTTTATCCAAAGCCTGATCTTCATTAAATTCTTTTGTTCTAGCCATGATTTCTACTATTCAATTAATATTACAAAGGTATAAAAAACGGAACAATCGTTCCTGAATTTCAGTAAAAAAAATTAAACTACTGCATTAACAGTAAGTCCGCCATCAACTACAATTTCAGTTCCTGTGATAAATGATGCATCATCTGAAGCAAGGAAACTAACTGTTTTTGCAATTTCTGAAGCTTGACCAAAACGTTTCAATAATATTTTTTCTCCTAAAACTGCTCCAAAACCTTCTACTTCTGCTTTTTCTAAACCTAATTTTCCATAAAGCGGAGTTTCAACAGGACCAGGAGAAACTGCATTTACTCTGATTTTTCTTGGAGCTAATTCTGTAGCAAATACTCTGTTTAAAGATAATACCGCTGCTTTGCTTGCTGCATAAACACTAGAATTTGGCATACCAACATGTGCATTGATTGAAGTATTAAAAATAATAGAACCTCCATCATTTAAGATTGGTAATACTTTTTGAACAGTAAAATAAACTCCTTTTACGTTTACATTCATAATGCTGTCATAATGTTCTTCTGAAGCTGAATCTACGGGAGCGAAAGAAGCTGTTCCGGCATTTAAGAATACAATATCAACTTTTCCGAATTGTGTTTTTACTTGTTCTACTAAACTATCAATAGATTTTAAATCTGATTGATCTGCAACAATTCCGGTTACGTTCAATTCTTTTTCGGCTTGAGCCAAAGCTTCTTTGTTTCTTCCTGTTACAATTACTTTTGCACCTTTTGCTACTAAATCAGCTGCAGCTGCATACCCAATACCACTATTTCCACCAGTTACAATAGCTACTTTGTTTTCTAAATTTTTCATTTTGTTTATTTATTAAGTTATTGATTATTCAATTATTATGGTACAAAGATATAATAACGGAATGATCGTTCCGTTATTATTAATGTTAAAATTTAGTTAAATTAAAAATTCACTTTCAAACCTTCCTGTTTACAAGGGTTTATATCTATACTATTATAAAGGAAACAAATAATAAATTGGCTAACATTCTTAATATTTGCTTAATTTTGCATCTCTAAACTATACACAGATGGATATTCATTTACACAACGAAAGTCCTTTCAAAACTATCATATCATTTCATAAGCTAATTGAATCGTTTGAAGAAATTGCTTTATCAGATGTTGATTACCGAGCAAATTACGCCAAAGCAATACTTAAACAAATAGAAGCTTTTCCTGAATTAAGAACTGGTATTAAGGATTATTCTACTATTAAAGATAATGAAGCACTGATCAAAAATCTCTTGGCAGATTTGTTTCCTACTGCTTTAACAAATAATGAGATAAAAGCGATTACGATTCCTTTTCAGAATTTATCTTTCAATTATACAGAACGTTTCAAAAAGATTCTAAGCAATGCAGGATCTGAATTTGATATGGAAATTCGTGATTTCGACGATCACCAATTTTATGTAAATAATTGTTGCTTAATATTAGGCGTATATTACAAACAGAAAATAGATTTTAATAAACCTTTCTTCTACGATATTCCGGATGAAAACGGTGTTGAAAAACATTATCGTATTTTGTACAATGCTGATTTTATGGAAATTATTCCAACAAAAAACTCGGTACATTTAACTCAGGAAGATATTGATTTGTTAATGGATAATTACGGCGATCTTGAACTTTGGAAATCTAAATTCCCTAAAGGAAGCTGGACTTTAAAAGGTTTCGGAATTGTTTCTTTGTTTGATGCTACTACAGAAAGTGCTATTTCGAACTTAAAAAGTAATTTACTAAAACCTGATTCTAAAGCTGGTCCAACTAACGAAATTGTATCTAACATTTTTAAATCAATATTTAAAATCCCTGATTTACAAGTTGGTTTTATTGTTTACAATCCTGAAGAAGAAAAATTTATAAGACCTATAAAGTTTGATACGCAATTGCAGAGTTTTCTACTTTCTAAAGATCAGGAAATTGATTGCAAGAATGCTTTTTTTGGATGTACGTTCGAAAAATTATTAGACAATAAAGAGCCTTTGGTAATTTCTAATGTGAAAAAATTCATTGAAGAAGGACCAAACAAAAAACTTGGTGAACATTTATTAAAACAAGGTGTTCAGAGTTGTGTTTTTGCTCCGGTTATAAAAGACGGACATTTATTGGGTGTTGTAGAATTAGTTTCTCCACATGCCAGAGATTTAAATACCGTAAATGCAACTAAACTAGAATTGGTTCTACCCTATTTAACAGATACTATTGATCGCTACAATACTGATATGCAACATCAGATTGAAGCTATCATTCAGCGTGAATATACTACGATTCATCCAAGTGTATACTGGAAATTTAGAAGAGAATCTCAAAATTACTTTCAAAATTCAAATCATACCAAAGATTATATTTTCAAGGAAATTTCCTTTAAGAATGTATATCCGTTATACGGACAAATCGATATTAAAGGTTCGTCTGAACACAGAAATGAAACGGTTAAACGAGATCTTAAAA
This genomic window from Flavobacterium sp. 9 contains:
- a CDS encoding Rrf2 family transcriptional regulator — protein: MPTLGKNVEYAIHSLVYLIDNPEDSTITVRDLANFQNISETYLAKAFTKLKKAGILKSNIGVKGGYKLARSSTEITFLDIVLAVEGEISFFECHKIRDNCVLLDKSELPWKKDSYCAIHMVMIETENKIKDSLREKNLQWVHDTIRKQYGQKMIDKTQDWFQSNVFSTK
- a CDS encoding NAD(P)/FAD-dependent oxidoreductase; the encoded protein is MKKQLLIIGGGFAGFWSALSAIRQSRELQKENELEMTLVNMDEYLTIRPRLYEVSLEGLRVELKKYFKPLNIKFIIGKAEIINPEQNLVTVATNHGSRIVNYDYLILSSGSVLKAINIPGIENTFNVDTFNGAQRLEDHLVQLASKNFEGDGATTFVIAGSGLTGLEVVTVIKEKALKILGEHGQDPIDFKVVLIEKADKVGNYYSTEAQDYVIKTLETKNVTVVTGVSLAGVNSKGATLSDGTFIPSQTVISTVGLVASSLCNFFKGEKDKLGRLHVNKYLQLEEYENVIAAGDVANIPTDDKGNSSLMACQFSMFLGKWAGHNAVNSLFSQPLKPYNYTDYVTCVDLGQEDGMLTTGWERTLAFSGIEGKNIKMEVTTKLIYPADDVETALTDSYPEVPNVSQNAV
- a CDS encoding nucleoid-associated protein encodes the protein MINLFNTHIETLAIHRVGNKSRNEAIFLSEQPFNLNDEIVPLIKEYFFKPFREKEENYYQFAHEVDLDYNDMFKYATEIFNNPGNLQEVSKRITTHLFEQSNHPHIKNGEVYVTYLTNLSIDNNVVDAIGIFKSELQADFLQFEEKNSNLEMILQQGINLSKLDKGCLIFNYKKEEGYKILTVDSNRYDARYWLEHFLSVDAFEDENFITKKYLKFCQNFAKDVVLPAEDKKEEVMFMNRSVNYFAKNDQFEEQNFLNEVLDNPDLIPEFKNYKVDKGEKYSIEDVTSFPIANAAVSDARKSIKNVINLDTHIQIKMDFINPESAEKFVEKGWDEEKQMYYYLVYFNKEEKS
- a CDS encoding glucose 1-dehydrogenase, whose protein sequence is MKNLENKVAIVTGGNSGIGYAAAADLVAKGAKVIVTGRNKEALAQAEKELNVTGIVADQSDLKSIDSLVEQVKTQFGKVDIVFLNAGTASFAPVDSASEEHYDSIMNVNVKGVYFTVQKVLPILNDGGSIIFNTSINAHVGMPNSSVYAASKAAVLSLNRVFATELAPRKIRVNAVSPGPVETPLYGKLGLEKAEVEGFGAVLGEKILLKRFGQASEIAKTVSFLASDDASFITGTEIVVDGGLTVNAVV
- a CDS encoding GAF domain-containing protein; translated protein: MDIHLHNESPFKTIISFHKLIESFEEIALSDVDYRANYAKAILKQIEAFPELRTGIKDYSTIKDNEALIKNLLADLFPTALTNNEIKAITIPFQNLSFNYTERFKKILSNAGSEFDMEIRDFDDHQFYVNNCCLILGVYYKQKIDFNKPFFYDIPDENGVEKHYRILYNADFMEIIPTKNSVHLTQEDIDLLMDNYGDLELWKSKFPKGSWTLKGFGIVSLFDATTESAISNLKSNLLKPDSKAGPTNEIVSNIFKSIFKIPDLQVGFIVYNPEEEKFIRPIKFDTQLQSFLLSKDQEIDCKNAFFGCTFEKLLDNKEPLVISNVKKFIEEGPNKKLGEHLLKQGVQSCVFAPVIKDGHLLGVVELVSPHARDLNTVNATKLELVLPYLTDTIDRYNTDMQHQIEAIIQREYTTIHPSVYWKFRRESQNYFQNSNHTKDYIFKEISFKNVYPLYGQIDIKGSSEHRNETVKRDLKNQLTAILEIFESQDPNTNLVLLEQRKFELESFRDELDFPLKADTEQHIQRYIEEEIHPLLKNTKETEKSEKLEREYFESLDEKTGLFYKERKKFDNAMSIINKKLASVLDKKQIEAQQIYPHYYERFKTDGVEHNLYIGASIAPTKPFDIMYLHNLRLWQLQTLCEMELEHHQLKESLPYELDVTSLILVFSAPLSIRFRMDEKRFDVDGTYNARYEVVKKRIDKSNIKGTKDRITEKEKITIVYSQNSEEAEYLKYIKYLQHKKILEPAIEQFEVEDLQGVSGLRAIRVKVINNTANPAAKKITYQDLLDELN
- a CDS encoding TetR/AcrR family transcriptional regulator, which gives rise to MARTKEFNEDQALDKAIEIFWHKGYNGTSAQDLVTHLGLSRSSLYDTFGDKQKLFAQSLQRYQKNAQDQIVKLFDESENIKETLRDIFKQAVIESLEDRITKGCFMVNSSVELAMHDEEIAKIVKNNSQIMEEVFTNAVKKGQDQGHISKTIDARVLARFIFNNYSGIRVLARTGERDKQVYDDIVKAMFSVL